One Carettochelys insculpta isolate YL-2023 chromosome 15, ASM3395843v1, whole genome shotgun sequence DNA window includes the following coding sequences:
- the LOC142021360 gene encoding uncharacterized protein LOC142021360: MAARCRRRQVVCLCVGLWVCVAGAEPLRYSVAEEKKSGWLVANVAKDLQVPAGRLSAGGARLVWKGADRYLELDRRSGDVRVKEKMDREGLCGQREPCLLQLELVLENPLELHRVEVRVEDVNDNSPQFSKNEFVFKIPEQVPVNTRFSLQRAQDPDAGANGIQSYAISSNEHFRLEVQTRADGGKYPELVLQKALDREAQAQLVLILSAADGGVPQRTGTAQVRVDVLDANDNLPQFSQAVYRAQLLENSARGTLVAKVEASDPDEGSNAEITYSYGQVPARVPELFQLHPTSGELSVLGTIDFEDAAMYEIEIEATDGGGLSALCKVVVEIQDTNDNAPEVTVTSVSSTIAEDSPPGTAVALISVRDRDSGENGRTSCSIEGQVPFALKWSLENYYQVVTQEPLDREKVSEYKVSIAARDWGAPRLSSVREIRVRVSDVNDNPPVFAEASYVLRVQENNVPGLLIGRVQAADVDAEQNGQVRYSAVAGAGGELPFSINAESGQVYALRSLDYEERREFEVRVRASDGGSPALSAEVTVRVAVLDANDNAPFLLCPLQNSSSPGAELVPRWAGAGYLVTKVVAVDEDAGQNSWLSYQLLTATEPGLFAVGVQSGEVRTRRPVASPPDAVKQKLVVVVRDNGEPARSSSATLQVLLVDGFSEAHVQLVAAPPEQEPQDSLTLWLVIALSFISFLLVVSVVSAVGMRLCKARRGPERYVAASRKMWVAPQLGGNPAEPSGAGTLPESSCSEVCLSAGSGASEFKFLRPLFPPVAAERSAAGGPVLVSQLSSRVKGAEESPPEPPQKPRAVRRAGEEGLRGAGGWNRCSLSRGGAESGSREDAPGAAVAAVRRGPCLVSELGRAVAMAARCRRRQVVCLCVGLWVCVAGAEPLRYSVAEEKKSGWLVANVAKDLQVPAGRLSAGGARLVWKGADRYLELDRRSGDVRVKEKMDREGLCGQREPCLLQLELVLENPLELHRVEVRVEDVNDNSPQFPAAEFLLKIPEQIPVNTRFPLEEAQDPDAGANGIQSYAISSNEHFRLEVQTRADGGKYPELVLQKALDREAQAQLVLILSAADGGVPQRTGTAQVRVDVLDVNDNLPQFSQAVYRAQLLENSARGTLVSKVEASDPDEGSNAEITYSFWKVAEKVIELFQLHPASGEITVLGLVDYEERSSYELNIQATDGGGLSAHCKVVVEIQDTNDNAPEVTVTSVSSTIAEDSAPGTAVALISVRDRDSGENGRTSCSIEGQVPFALKWSLENYYQVVTQEPLDREKVSEYKVSIAARDWGAPRLSSVREIRVRVSDVNDNPPVFAEASYVLRVQENNVPGLLIGRVQAADVDAEQNGQVRYSAVAGAGGELPFSINAESGQVYALRSLDYEERREFEVRVRASDGGSPPLSAEVTVRVAVLDANDNAPFLLCPLQNSSSPGAELVPRWAGAGYLVTKVVAVDEDAGQNSWLSYQLLKATEPGLFAVGVQSGEVRTRRPVASPPDAVKQKLVVVVRDNGEPARSSSATLQVLLVDGFSEAHVQLVAAPPEQEPQDSLTLWLVIALSFISFLLVVSVVSAVGIRLCKARRGPERYVAASRKMWCAPQLGGNPAEPSGAGTLPESSCSEVCLSAGSGASEFKFLRPLFPPVAAERSAAGGPVLGSQLSSRVKEEEDAPRRGRAAVSEDSIPRTSGAGFIVNKVIGINEDCGQNNWLSYQ; encoded by the exons ATGGCGGCTCGGTGCAGGAGAAGGCAggttgtgtgcctgtgtgtgggtctgtgggtgtgtgtggcgggggccGAGCCGCTGCGCTACTCTGTGGCCGAGGAGAAGAAAAGCGGGTGGCTGGTTGCGAACGTGGCCAAGGATCTGCAGGTGCCTGCGGGGCGCTTGTCCGCCGGCGGGGCGCGGCTGGTGTGGAAAGGGGCCGATCGGTATTTGGAGCTGGACCGGCGCTCCGGGGATGTGCGAGTGAAGGAGAAAATGGACCGTGAGGGTCTGTGCGGGCAGCGGGAGCCGTgtttgctgcagctggagctggtgctggaaaACCCCCTGGAGCTGCACCGCGTGGAGGTGCGGGTCGAAGATGTGAACGACAATTCTCCCCAGTTCTCTAAAAATgaatttgtatttaaaatacCCGAACAGGTCCCCGTAAACACCCGCTTTTCCCTACAAAGAGCCCAAGATCCGGACGCGGGAGCAAACGGCATCCAGAGCTACGCGATCAGCTCTAACGAGCACTTCCGCCTGGAGGTGCAAACCCGCGCGGACGGCGGTAAATACCCGGAGCTTGTGCTGCAGAAAGCGTTAGATCGCGAGGCGCAGGCGCAGTTGGTGCTGATTCTCAGCGCTGCCGATGGGGGCGTTCCGCAGAGAACCGGCACAGCCCAAGTCCGCGTGGATGTGCTGGACGCGAACGACAACTTGCCGCAGTTCAGCCAGGCCGTGTACAGGGCGCAGCTGCTGGAGAACAGCGCGAGAGGCACTTTGGTGGCGAAGGTGGAAGCCAGTGATCCGGACGAAGGTTCAAACGCAGAAATCACCTATTCCTACGGGCAGGTGCCAGCCAGAGTCCCCGAGTTATTCCAGCTCCATCCGACCAGTGGGGAACTCAGTGTGCTGGGGACAATAGATTTTGAAGACGCAGCGATGTATGAAATAGAAATTGAGGCCACTGACGGCGGGGGTCTCTCTGCGCTCTGCAAAGTGGTGGTGGAGATCCAGGACACGAACGACAACGCTCCGGAGGTGACAGTGACCTCCGTGAGCAGCACCATCGCCGAGGACTCGCCGCCGGGGACAGCGGTGGCCCTGATCAGCGTGAGAGACCGAGACTCCGGGGAGAACGGGCGAACAAGCTGCTCGATTGAGGGCCAGGTGCCGTTCGCTTTGAAGTGGAGCCTGGAGAACTATTACCAGGTGGTGACCCAAGAGCCCCTGGACCGAGAGAAGGTGTCCGAGTACAAGGTGAGCATCGCCGCGAGGGACTGGGGCGCTCCGAGGCTGTCGTCAGTGCGGGAGATCCGTGTGCGGGTGTCGGATGTGAATGACAACCCGCCGGTGTTCGCAGAGGCGTCGTACGTGCTGCGTGTGCAGGAGAACAACGTGCCGGGGCTGCTGATCGGGAGGGTCCAGGCCGCGGACGTAGACGCGGAGCAGAACGGCCAGGTGAGGTACTCGGCGgtggccggggccgggggcgAGCTGCCGTTCTCCATCAACGCGGAGAGCGGGCAGGTGTACGCGCTGCGCTCTCTGGACTACGAGGAAAGGAGGGAGTTCGAGGTGCGGGTGCGAGCGTCGGACGGCGGGTCTCCTGCGCTGAGCGCTGAAGTGACCGTCCGCGTGGCGGTGCTTGACGCAAACGACAACGCCCCGTTCCTCCTGTGCCCTCTGCAGAACAGCAGCTCCCCCGGGGCGGAGCTGGTGCCCCGCTGGGCGGGGGCGGGTTACCTGGTGACCAAGGTGGTGGCTGTGGATGAAGACGCGGGTCAGAATTCGTGGCTTTCGTACCAGCTGCTGACGGCCACGGAGCCGGGTCTGTTCGCCGTGGGTGTGCAGAGCGGGGAGGTGAGAACCAGGCGTCCTGTAGCGAGCCCGCCGGACGCGGTGAAACAGAAGCTCGTGGTGGTGGTGCGAGACAACGGCGAGCCGGCCCGGTCGAGCAGCGCGAcgctgcaggtgctgctggtgGATGGGTTCTCGGAGGCCCACGTGCAGCTGGTGGCTGCGCCCCCGGAGCAGGAGCCGCAGGACTCGCTCACCCTGTGGCTGGTCATTGCTTTGTCCTTCATTTCCTTCCTCCTGGTGGTGTCCGTGGTGTCAGCTGTGGGCATGCGGCTGTGCAAGGCCAGGCGCGGCCCCGAGCGGTACGTTGCAGCGTCCCGGAAGATGTGGGTCGCGCCCCAGTTGGGCGGGAACCCCGCGGAGCCGAGCGGCGCCGGGACTCTGCCTGAGTCGTCTTGTTCTGAGGTTTGCCTGAGCGCGGGGTCTGGCGCGAGCGAGTTTAAATTTCTGCGGCCGCTGTTCCCGCCTGTGGCGGCCGAGCGCAGCGCTGCGGGGGGGCCCGTTCTCGTCTCTCAGCTCAGCTCCCGGGTGAAGGGCGCGGAGGAATCGCCGCCAGAG CCGCCGCAGAAGCCGCGAGCTGTGCGCCGGGCGGGTGAGGAAGGATTGCGGGGAGCGGGCGGCTGGAATCGCTGCAGCCTGAGTCGGGGCGGAGCAGAAAGCGGTTCCCGGGAGGACGCTCCGGGAGCGGCTGTCGCGGCTGTGCGGAGAGGCCCGTGTTTGGTCTCGGAGCTGGGCAGGGCGGTGGCAATGGCGGCTCGGTGCAGGAGAAGGCAggttgtgtgcctgtgtgtgggtctgtgggtgtgtgtggcgggggccGAGCCGCTGCGCTACTCTGTGGCCGAGGAGAAGAAAAGCGGGTGGCTGGTTGCGAACGTGGCCAAGGATCTGCAGGTGCCTGCGGGGCGCTTGTCCGCCGGCGGGGCGCGGCTGGTGTGGAAAGGGGCCGATCGGTATTTGGAGCTGGACCGGCGCTCCGGGGATGTGCGAGTGAAGGAGAAAATGGACCGTGAGGGTCTGTGCGGGCAGCGGGAGCCGTgtttgctgcagctggagctggtgctggaaaACCCCCTGGAGCTGCACCGCGTGGAGGTGCGGGTCGAAGATGTGAACGACAATTCCCCGCAGTTCCCTGCCGCAGAATTCCTGTTAAAAATACCCGAACAGATCCCCGTAAACACCCGCTTCCCATTAGAAGAAGCCCAAGATCCGGACGCGGGAGCAAACGGCATCCAGAGCTACGCGATCAGCTCCAACGAGCACTTCCGCCTGGAGGTGCAAACCCGCGCGGACGGCGGTAAATACCCGGAGCTTGTGCTGCAGAAAGCGTTAGATCGCGAGGCGCAGGCGCAGTTGGTGCTGATTCTCAGCGCTGCCGATGGGGGCGTTCCGCAGAGAACCGGCACAGCCCAAGTGCGCGTGGATGTGCTGGACGTGAACGACAACTTGCCGCAGTTCAGCCAGGCCGTGTACAGGGCGCAGCTGCTGGAGAACAGCGCGAGAGGCACTTTGGTGTCGAAGGTGGAAGCCAGTGATCCGGACGAAGGTTCAAACGCAGAAATCACCTATTCCTTCTGGAAGGTGGCTGAAAAAGTTATCGAGTTATTCCAACTACATCCGGCATCGGGTGAAATCACTGTGCTGGGGTTGGTTGACTATGAAGAAAGAAGCAGTTACGAGCTGAATATCCAGGCCACTGACGGCGGGGGTCTCTCTGCGCACTGCAAAGTGGTGGTGGAGATCCAAGACACGAACGACAACGCTCCGGAGGTGACAGTGACCTCCGTGAGCAGCACCATCGCCGAGGACTCGGCGCCGGGGACAGCGGTGGCCCTGATCAGCGTGAGAGACCGAGACTCCGGGGAGAACGGGCGAACAAGCTGCTCGATTGAGGGCCAGGTGCCGTTCGCTTTGAAGTGGAGCCTGGAGAACTATTACCAGGTGGTGACCCAAGAGCCCCTGGACCGAGAGAAGGTGTCCGAGTACAAGGTGAGCATCGCCGCGAGGGACTGGGGCGCTCCGAGGCTGTCGTCAGTGCGGGAGATCCGTGTGCGGGTGTCGGATGTGAATGACAACCCGCCGGTGTTCGCAGAGGCGTCGTACGTGCTGCGTGTGCAGGAGAACAACGTGCCGGGGCTGCTGATCGGGAGGGTCCAGGCCGCGGACGTAGACGCGGAGCAGAACGGCCAGGTGAGGTACTCGGCGgtggccggggccgggggcgAGCTGCCGTTCTCCATCAACGCGGAGAGCGGGCAGGTGTACGCGCTGCGCTCTCTGGACTACGAGGAAAGGAGGGAGTTCGAGGTGCGGGTGCGAGCGTCGGACGGCGGGTCCCCTCCGCTGAGCGCTGAAGTGACCGTCCGCGTGGCGGTGCTTGACGCAAACGACAACGCCCCGTTCCTCCTGTGCCCTCTGCAGAACAGCAGCTCCCCCGGGGCGGAGCTGGTGCCCCGCTGGGCGGGGGCGGGTTACCTGGTGACCAAGGTGGTGGCTGTGGATGAAGACGCGGGTCAGAATTCGTGGCTTTCGTACCAGCTGCTGAAGGCCACGGAGCCGGGTCTGTTCGCCGTGGGTGTGCAGAGCGGGGAGGTGAGAACCAGGCGTCCTGTAGCGAGCCCGCCGGACGCGGTGAAACAGAAGCTCGTGGTGGTGGTGCGAGACAACGGCGAGCCGGCCCGGTCGAGCAGCGCGAcgctgcaggtgctgctggtgGATGGGTTCTCGGAGGCCCACGTGCAGCTGGTGGCTGCGCCCCCGGAGCAGGAGCCGCAGGACTCGCTCACCCTGTGGCTGGTCATTGCTTTGTCCTTCATTTCCTTCCTTCTGGTGGTGTCCGTGGTGTCAGCTGTGGGCATCCGGCTGTGCAAGGCCAGGCGCGGCCCCGAGCGGTACGTTGCAGCGTCCCGGAAGATGTGGTGCGCGCCCCAGTTGGGCGGGAACCCCGCGGAGCCGAGCGGCGCCGGGACTCTGCCTGAGTCGTCTTGTTCTGAGGTTTGCCTGAGCGCGGGGTCCGGCGCGAGCGAGTTTAAATTTCTGCGGCCGCTGTTCCCGCCTGTGGCGGCCGAGCGCAGCGCTGCGGGGGGGCCCGTTCTCGGCTCTCAGCTCAGCTCCCgggtgaaggaagaggaagacgCTCCTAGAAGG GGCAGAGCTGCTGTCTCTGAAGACTCCATACCAAGAACTTCAGGTGCAGGCTTTATTGTTAACAAGGTGATAGGGATAAATGAGGACTGTGGTCAAAACAATTGGCTTTCCTACCAATAG
- the LOC142021119 gene encoding protocadherin beta-15-like, with protein MAARCRRRQVVCLCVGLWVCVAGAEPLRYSVAEEKKSGWLVANVAKDLQVPAGRLSAGGARLVWKGADRYLELDRRSGDVRVKEKMDREGLCGQREPCLLQLELVLENPLELHRVEVQVEDVNDNSPQFPAAEFLLKIPEQIPVNTRFPLEEAQDPDVGANGIQSYAISSNEHFRLEVQTRADGGKYPELVLQKALDREAQAQLVLILSAADGGVPQRTGTAQVRVDVLDVNDNLPQFSQAVYRAQLLENSARGTLVAKVEASDPDEGSNAEITYSYGQVPARVPELFQLHPTSGELSVLGLVDFEERSSYELNIQATDGGGLSALCKVVVEIQDTNDNAPEVTVTSVSSTIAEDSAPGTAVALISVRDRDSGENGRTSCSIEGQVPFALKRSLENYYQVVTQEPLDREKVSEYKVSIAARDWGAPRLSSVREIRVRVSDVNDNPPVFAEASYVLRVQENNVPGLLIGRVQAADVDAEQNGQVRYSAVAGAGGELPFSINAESGQVYALRSLDYEERREFEVRVRASDGGSPPLSAEVTVRVAVLDANDNAPFLLCPLQNSSSPGAELVPRWAGAGYLVTKVVAVDEDAGQNSWLSYQLLTATEPGLFAVGVQSGEVRTRRPVASPPDAVKQKLVVVVRDNGKPARSSSATLQVLLVDGFSEAHVQLVAAPPEQEPQDSLTLWLVIALSFISFLLVVSVVSAVGMRLCKARRGPERYVAASRKMWCAPQLGGNPAEPRGAGTLPESSCSEVCLSAGSGASEFKFLRPLFPPVAAERSAAGGPVLGSQLSSRVKSAEESPPEVSADVFHFH; from the coding sequence ATGGCGGCTCGGTGCAGGAGAAGGCAggttgtgtgcctgtgtgtgggtctgtgggtgtgtgtggcgggggccGAGCCGCTGCGCTACTCTGTGGCCGAGGAGAAGAAAAGCGGGTGGCTGGTTGCGAACGTGGCCAAGGATCTGCAGGTGCCTGCGGGGCGCTTGTCCGCCGGCGGGGCGCGGCTGGTGTGGAAAGGGGCCGATCGGTATTTGGAGCTGGACCGGCGCTCCGGGGATGTGCGAGTGAAGGAGAAAATGGACCGTGAGGGTCTGTGCGGGCAGCGGGAGCCGTgtttgctgcagctggagctggtgctggaaaACCCCCTGGAGCTGCACCGCGTGGAGGTGCAGGTCGAAGATGTGAACGACAATTCCCCGCAGTTCCCTGCCGCAGAATTCCTGTTAAAAATACCCGAACAGATCCCCGTAAACACCCGCTTCCCATTAGAAGAAGCCCAAGATCCGGACGTGGGAGCAAACGGCATCCAGAGCTACGCGATCAGCTCTAACGAGCACTTCCGCCTGGAGGTGCAAACCCGCGCGGACGGCGGTAAATACCCGGAGCTTGTGCTGCAGAAAGCGTTAGATCGCGAGGCGCAGGCGCAGTTGGTGCTGATTCTCAGCGCTGCCGATGGGGGTGTTCCGCAGAGAACCGGCACAGCCCAAGTCCGCGTGGATGTGCTGGACGTGAACGACAACTTGCCGCAGTTCAGCCAGGCCGTGTACAGGGCGCAGCTGCTGGAGAACAGCGCGAGAGGCACTTTGGTGGCGAAGGTGGAAGCCAGTGATCCGGACGAAGGTTCAAACGCAGAAATCACCTATTCCTACGGGCAGGTGCCAGCCAGAGTCCCCGAGTTATTCCAGCTCCATCCGACCAGTGGGGAACTCAGTGTGCTGGGGTTGGTTGACTTTGAAGAAAGAAGCAGTTACGAGCTGAATATCCAGGCCACTGACGGCGGGGGTCTCTCTGCGCTCTGCAAAGTGGTGGTGGAGATCCAGGACACGAACGACAACGCTCCGGAGGTGACAGTGACCTCCGTGAGCAGCACCATCGCTGAGGACTCGGCGCCGGGGACAGCGGTGGCCCTGATCAGCGTGAGAGACCGAGACTCCGGGGAGAACGGGCGAACAAGCTGCTCGATTGAGGGCCAGGTGCCGTTCGCTTTGAAACGGAGCCTGGAGAACTATTACCAGGTGGTGACCCAAGAGCCCCTGGACCGAGAGAAGGTGTCCGAGTACAAGGTGAGCATCGCCGCGAGGGACTGGGGCGCTCCGAGGCTGTCGTCAGTGCGGGAGATCCGTGTGCGGGTGTCGGATGTGAATGACAACCCGCCGGTGTTCGCAGAGGCGTCGTACGTGCTGCGGGTGCAGGAGAACAATGTGCCGGGGCTGCTGATCGGGAGGGTCCAGGCCGCGGACGTAGACGCGGAGCAGAACGGCCAGGTGAGGTACTCGGCGgtggccggggccgggggcgAGCTGCCGTTCTCCATCAACGCGGAGAGCGGGCAGGTGTACGCGCTGCGCTCTCTGGACTACGAGGAAAGGAGGGAGTTCGAGGTGCGGGTGCGAGCGTCGGACGGCGGGTCCCCTCCGCTGAGCGCTGAAGTGACCGTCCGCGTGGCGGTGCTTGACGCAAACGACAACGCCCCGTTCCTCCTGTGCCCTCTGCAGAACAGCAGCTCCCCCGGGGCGGAGCTGGTGCCCCGCTGGGCGGGGGCGGGTTACCTGGTGACCAAGGTGGTGGCTGTGGATGAAGACGCGGGTCAGAATTCGTGGCTTTCGTACCAGCTGCTGACGGCCACGGAGCCGGGTCTGTTCGCCGTGGGTGTGCAGAGCGGGGAGGTGAGAACCAGGCGTCCTGTAGCGAGCCCGCCGGACGCGGTGAAACAGAAGCTCGTGGTGGTGGTGCGAGACAACGGCAAGCCGGCCCGGTCGAGCAGCGCGAcgctgcaggtgctgctggtgGATGGGTTCTCGGAGGCCCACGTGCAGCTGGTGGCTGCGCCCCCGGAGCAGGAGCCGCAGGACTCGCTCACCCTGTGGCTGGTCATTGCTTTGTCCTTCATTTCCTTCCTCCTGGTGGTGTCCGTGGTGTCAGCTGTGGGCATGCGGCTGTGCAAGGCCAGGCGCGGCCCCGAGCGGTACGTTGCAGCGTCCCGGAAGATGTGGTGCGCGCCCCAGTTGGGCGGGAACCCCGCGGAGCCGAGAGGCGCCGGGACTCTGCCTGAGTCGTCTTGTTCTGAGGTTTGCCTGAGCGCGGGGTCTGGCGCGAGCGAGTTTAAATTTCTCCGGCCGCTGTTCCCGCCTGTGGCGGCCGAGCGCAGCGCTGCGGGGGGGCCCGTTCTCGGCTCTCAGCTCAGCTCCCGGGTGAAGAGCGCGGAGGAATCGCCGCCAGAGGTGAGTGCTGATGTTTTTCACTTCCATTAG